One genomic segment of Caldisericia bacterium includes these proteins:
- a CDS encoding ABC transporter permease gives MKNYLIRRLLQFIPVLIGIAFISFFLVSQLGDPFAQLVINPHVRPEDIARLKHIWHWDQPLIIRFFYWLKEFFFPQTGWGLTTLAPGRTALELIKERIPVTIAFSSGSLILAVLLSIPLGVYSALHQYTWVDNFLTFFAFFGMSMPTFWFGLMLMYLFAVKFPIFPAAGVHEAFLIYHGMPISFSEAPFWLRFLDYIKHLTLPIIVLTLFQVGSWLRYMRSSMLEVIRQDYVRTARAKGLPERVVIYKHAFRNAVIPIITLIGLSFPALIGGAMITETVFSIDGIGRLTYKAIMQQDIFVAMAIIMIDAILVVVGNLIADILYAVIDPRIRYT, from the coding sequence ATGAAAAATTATTTAATTAGAAGACTTCTTCAATTTATCCCAGTTCTTATAGGAATAGCATTTATAAGTTTCTTTTTAGTCTCTCAACTGGGAGATCCGTTTGCTCAGCTCGTAATAAACCCTCATGTTAGACCCGAAGATATAGCAAGGCTTAAACACATATGGCATTGGGATCAGCCACTTATAATTAGATTTTTCTACTGGCTAAAAGAATTTTTCTTCCCACAAACTGGATGGGGACTTACAACACTTGCTCCTGGAAGAACGGCACTTGAACTTATAAAAGAGAGAATTCCAGTTACAATAGCATTTTCTTCAGGTTCCTTAATTTTAGCAGTTCTACTTTCCATCCCACTTGGTGTTTATTCTGCACTACATCAATATACATGGGTTGACAACTTTCTAACTTTCTTTGCATTTTTTGGAATGTCAATGCCTACATTCTGGTTTGGTTTAATGCTGATGTATCTTTTTGCAGTAAAGTTTCCCATTTTTCCAGCCGCTGGGGTCCATGAAGCTTTTCTAATTTATCATGGGATGCCAATTTCCTTCTCAGAAGCCCCTTTCTGGTTGAGATTCTTAGACTATATTAAACATTTAACTCTTCCTATAATTGTGCTTACTCTTTTTCAGGTTGGCTCATGGCTCAGATATATGAGATCCTCAATGCTTGAGGTTATTAGACAGGATTATGTGAGGACTGCAAGAGCAAAAGGACTCCCTGAGAGAGTTGTTATATATAAACATGCTTTCAGAAATGCAGTTATACCTATAATAACTCTTATAGGTTTGTCGTTCCCTGCTCTTATAGGTGGTGCCATGATAACAGAGACAGTTTTCTCTATTGATGGAATTGGAAGACTTACCTATAAAGCTATAATGCAGCAGGATATATTTGTTGCAATGGCTATAATTATGATAGATGCAATTCTTGTCGTCGTTGGAAATCTCATCGCAGATATACTCTATGCCGTAATAGATCCAAGAATTAGATACACATAA
- a CDS encoding ABC transporter permease translates to MSVTETALREEKIEVHGYWYYVFRRLRKHKIAMISLVVLIIIILSAVFAPYLSLGNDPYTYIESVPWSTRVELAPPGPGHPLGLDQMGRDAWARLLYGGRVSLTVGLSASILSAIIGLILGLISGYSGRLTDTLIMRFTDMMLSIPVLPLMVVLNAIIRGSVFTIILIITVFGWMGVARLVRGQVLSLKEQEFIEAARAIGASPLRIMIRHLLPNVMAPVIVASTLAISGNIIYEATLSFLGLGIRQPTPSWGNMLNGAQTFMLSAPWLVWWPGLAIFITTLSFNFLGDGLRDALDPRLKI, encoded by the coding sequence ATGAGTGTTACTGAAACTGCATTAAGAGAGGAAAAAATAGAAGTTCATGGTTATTGGTATTATGTTTTTAGAAGATTGAGGAAACATAAAATAGCAATGATAAGCCTTGTTGTGCTTATCATTATTATACTTTCAGCAGTTTTTGCACCCTATTTATCCTTGGGAAATGACCCTTACACCTATATAGAGTCTGTTCCTTGGTCTACCAGAGTGGAGTTGGCTCCTCCTGGACCAGGGCATCCATTGGGGCTTGATCAAATGGGAAGAGATGCGTGGGCAAGACTTCTTTATGGAGGAAGAGTCTCTCTTACCGTAGGTTTAAGTGCAAGTATCTTATCGGCGATTATAGGTTTGATTCTTGGATTGATCTCTGGTTACTCTGGGAGATTAACTGATACTTTAATAATGAGATTTACAGATATGATGCTTTCCATTCCGGTTTTACCTTTGATGGTTGTTCTTAATGCTATAATTAGAGGATCAGTTTTTACAATAATTCTTATTATCACGGTATTTGGTTGGATGGGGGTAGCTCGTCTTGTAAGAGGACAGGTTCTATCTTTAAAAGAGCAAGAATTTATAGAGGCAGCGAGAGCTATAGGTGCAAGTCCTTTAAGGATAATGATTAGACATCTTCTGCCAAATGTTATGGCTCCTGTTATAGTTGCTTCTACTCTTGCAATAAGTGGAAATATAATCTACGAAGCTACATTAAGTTTTTTAGGTTTAGGGATTAGACAACCGACTCCTTCCTGGGGAAATATGCTTAATGGTGCACAAACATTTATGCTCTCTGCACCATGGCTTGTATGGTGGCCCGGTCTTGCCATATTTATAACAACTCTCTCTTTTAACTTCCTTGGTGATGGGTTGAGGGATGCCCTTGATCCAAGACTTAAGATATAA